Proteins from a genomic interval of Trifolium pratense cultivar HEN17-A07 linkage group LG6, ARS_RC_1.1, whole genome shotgun sequence:
- the LOC123888213 gene encoding protein RIK isoform X2 translates to MKEDSTVRVSSSNEASAANEASQTRQRKKRKWDQPAESLVSVGMAIPGVLPLSNAVPLGGVAFSGVTPVISGALLTNPLAAAALLQQQSTVVAQKLNQQKIQDELVIAREIVINDAESSIRYKLTKRQTQEEIQRCTGTIVITRGKYRPPNTPLDGEKPLYLHISAGAHIKDTAERILVVDRAAAMIEEMLRLGQNSQSISSASPSPLTNGVKVLSTCVFLGFDADPSWNIVARIRGPNDQYINHIMNETGATVILRGRGSGNDEGSNEEAGQQPMHLFLSSNNAKSLEDAKCLVENLLDTISRECGASRISSCKVYSAVPPPQQVYTAVPPPQQVYTAVPSPQQVYSGPSLPKQMSTAILPLQQGYSAVPPPQQLLAGVQSSEAGTGVTTASISMTAVSTPVPPTSLVGVPCVMTALTSGTTQQSTGYLSSGPQANMIGYIPPLVSGGTSYIGYGGIYPQATPLQQVALALRHSPPVASTVAPTTSASSRESKSTTSSDHEKEDKRTPQRRKFQEQPVVSKGTKLNQVFSLTFYEANMLTLDLSGRWFVCLTGFSILESLLVASQYMPLPVQMLF, encoded by the exons ATGAAGGAAGATAGCACCGTTAGGGTTTCTTCTTCCAATGAAGCATCTGCAGCCAACGAAGCTTCGCAAACAAGACAGAG AAAGAAGAGAAAGTGGGATCAACCGGCAGAGTCATTGGTATCAGTTGGAATGGCTATCCCTGGAGTTCTCCCTTTGAGCAATGCCGTGCCTCTCGGCGGGGTTGCATTTTCGGGCGTGACTCCAGTGATCTCCGGTGCTCTTTTGACAAATCCATTGGCAGCTGCAGCCCTGCTTCAGCAGCAAAGCACGGTGGTGGCCCAAAAATTGAATCAA CAAAAGATCCAAGATGAGTTGGTAATTGCTCGAGAAATAGTCATAAATGATGCAGAATCATCTATTCGTTACAAGTTGACAAAACGCCAGACACAAGAGGAG ATCCAGAGGTGCACCGGTACTATAGTTATAACTAG GGGGAAGTATCGACCACCCAATACACCACTCGATGGAGAAAAGCCATTGTATCTCCACATCTCTGCAGGAGCTCAT ATAAAAGATACGGCGGAACGGATTTTAGTTGTTGACCGTGCTGCTGCGATGATTGAAGAAATGCTAAGGCTAGGACAAAATTCACAGTCAATTTCTTCTGCATCACCTTCACCTTTGACTAATGGAGTGAAG GTACTGAGCACATGTGTGTTTTTGGGCTTTGATGCTGACCCGTCATGGAACATTGTTGCCCGTATACGTGGACCAAAC GACCAGTATATAAATCACATTATGAATGAAACAGGAGCAACAGTAATACTGAGAGGACGTGGTTCAGGAAATGATGAAGGCTCAAATGAAGAAG CTGGACAGCAGCCTATGCACCTTTTTTTGTCTAGTAACAATGCAAAAAGCCTTGAAGATGCTAAGTGCTTGGTGGAAAATCTTTTGGATACAATCAGTAGGGAATGTGGTGCTTCGAG GATTTCATCATGTAAAGTTTATAGTGCTGTTCCACCTCCACAGCAGGTGTATACGGCTGTTCCACCTCCACAGCAGGTATATACTGCTGTTCCATCACCCCAGCAGGTTTATAGTGGCCCTTCATTGCCAAAGCAGATGTCTACTGCCATTTTACCCCTACAACAAGGTTATAGTGCTGTTCCACCCCCACAACAGTTGTTGGCTGGAGTTCAGAGTTCTGAGGCAGGCACAGGCGTAACCACTGCGTCAATATCAATGACTGCAGTTTCGACACCAGTTCCTCCAACTTCCTTGGTTGGAGTACCTTGTGTCATGACTGCCCTCACTTCTGGGACTACACAACAATCTACAGGATACCTAAGCTCAGGTCCTCAAGCAAACATGATTGGTTATATTCCTCCTTTAGTATCAGGTGGAACTAGCTATATTGGATATGGTGGAATATATCCTCAAGCTACCCCACTGCAACAAGTTGCCCTTGCCCTGAGGCACTCGCCTCCTGTTGCTTCAACAGTTGCTCCAACAACATCGGCATCAAGCAGAGAATCCAAGTCAACTACAAGCTCTGATCATGAAAAAGAGGATAAACGGACACCTCAGAGGCGGAAGTTTCAAGAACAACCAGTTGTTTCAAAGGGCACAAAACTCAATCAG GTATTTTCTCTGACCTTCTATGAAGCTAATATGCTGACACTGGACCTGTCAGGCCGTTGGTTTGTATGTTTGACAGGGTTTTCAATTTTGGAGAGTTTGCTTGTGGCTTCACAGTATATGCCCTTGCCAGTCCAAATGTTATTCTGA
- the LOC123892649 gene encoding copper transport protein ATX1-like: MSSETVVLKVKMSCTGCSGAVNRVLEKMEGVESFDIDLKEQKVTVKGNVKPQEVFETVSKTGKKTEFWVEPVENKPVETAAEIDNKPSEVAAIASAESDNNKPLEDSNVVSVEPDNKPSETATVAA; this comes from the exons ATGTCTTCTGAG ACTGTTGTCCTCAAAGTGAAAATGTCATGCACAGGCTGTTCTGGAGCAGTCAATAGGGTTTTAGAAAAAATGGAAG GTGTAGAATCATTTGACATTGATCTAAAAGAACAAAAAGTGACTGTGAAAGGAAATGTAAAGCCACAAGAAGTTTTTGAGACTGTTTCCAAAACTGGAAAGAAAACTGAATTCTGGGTGGAGCCTGTTGAAAACAAGCCGGTAGAAACCGCGGCTGAAATTGATAACAAGCCTTCAGAAGTTGCAGCTATTGCTTCTGCTGAGTCTGATAATAACAAGCCTTTAGAAGATTCGAATGTTGTCTCTGTTGAACCTGATAACAAGCCTTCTGAAACTGCCACTGTTGCTGCATAA
- the LOC123892132 gene encoding receptor-like protein 9DC3 — translation MVFVWSHVLLVPFLFIYSLFSLTFTTCFPLVQPKCHEYESHALLQFKQDFDINKSASVYPLSYPKTTSWNSSTDCCSWDGIACDEHTNQVIHIDLRSSQLNGRMNANSSLFHLVHLQVLDLSDNDFNYSQIPSKIGKLSQLRYLNLSKSIFSGEIPPQVSRLSKLLYFDVRVNSISSPKGSIVNRLHLKLSSLRSIIQNSTKLERLLLSYVTISSTLPDILTNLTSLHELRLYNSDLYGEFPIGVFHLPNLKLLDLRENPNLNGRLPEFLSSSLTKLRLDETGFYGTLPLSIGKLTSLNILSISHCHFSGYIPPSLGNLTQLQHISLEYNNFRGDPSESLAKLTKLSHLYVGFNEFTIETISWIGKLSSIVVLDISSVNISSDIPLSFVNLTQLEVLSAKNSNIKGEFPSWIMNLTNLVNLAVPSNFLHGKLDLGMFLKFKQLDFLNLSFNKLSLSSGKSSSNVTDSKIQVLQLASCNLVEIPTFIRDFNDLECLVLSHNSIMSLPNWLWRKTSLQILTVSNSSLTGEISSCICNLKSLVHLDLSFNHLSGNVPSCMGNFSQSLENIILKGNKLSGLIPQTYMIGNSLKMIDLNNNNMQGQLPRELVNNKRLEYFDVSHNNINDSFPYWLGDLPELKVLALRNNEFHGEIKCYDNMTCNFSKLHIIDLSYNEFSGNFPTEMIQSWKVMKTSNTSQLQYAQNLNYLRSYKPGEYWATGQNFYSFTMSNKGLVMVYEKLQEFYFMIAIDMSNNKINGEIPNVIGDLKGLILLNLSNNNLIGSIPSSISKLSKLEALDLSLNKLYGKIPQQLTQLTFLEFLNLSFNNLSGPIPQNEQFSTFQGNSFEGNQGLCGNQLLKNCMDHTWPSFSTPSVSDGDHDSESFFELYWKVVLIGYVGGLVAGVALGNTFYAHVLGWLKSVFLS, via the coding sequence ATGGTCTTTGTTTGGTCTCATGTTTTGTTAGTACCATTTCTTTTCATTTATTCTCTATTCTCTTTAACATTTACTACATGTTTTCCTTTAGTTCAGCCAAAGTGTCATGAATATGAAAGCCATGCCTTGTTGCAATTTAAGCAAGACTTTGACATCAATAAGTCTGCATCTGTGTATCCTCTCAGTTATCCTAAAACAACATCTTGGAATTCCAGCACAGATTGCTGCTCATGGGATGGTATTGCATGTGATGAGCACACAAATCAAGTGATTCATATTGATCTTAGAAGCAGTCAACTCAATGGAAGAATGAATGCAAATAGCAGTCTCTTTCACCTTGTACATCTTCAAGTTCTTGATCTTTCTGACAATGACTTCAATTACTCTCAAATTCCGTCGAAAATAGGTAAGCTTTCACAACTTAGATATCTAAACCTTTCAAAAAGCATATTTTCTGGAGAAATTCCACCGCAAGTTTCACGATTGTCTAAATTGTTGTATTTTGATGTACGTGTCAATTCGATATCAAGTCCTAAAGGTAGTATAGTCAATCGGTTGCACCTCAAATTGTCTAGTCTCCGAAGCATAATTCAAAACTCAACCAAACTTGAAAGGCTTCTGCTAAGTTATGTGACTATATCATCTACTTTACCTGATATACTCACAAATCTAACTTCGTTGCACGAATTACGTCTTTACAATTCTGACTTGTATGGTGAATTTCCAATTGGAGTATTTCATCTTCCAAACTTGAAACTTCTGGATTTGAGAGAAAATCCAAATCTCAATGGTAGGTTGCCTGAGTTTCTGTCTAGTTCACTCACCAAGTTACGACTTGATGAGACAGGTTTCTATGGTACATTGCCATTATCCATTGGAAAGCTTACTTCTTTAAATATCCTATCAATATCACATTGCCATTTTTCTGGATATATTCCACCTTCACTTGGAAACCTCACACAACTCCAACATATAAGTCTTGAATACAACAATTTTAGGGGCGACCCTTCGGAATCCTTAGCAAAGCTTACCAAACTAAGCCACTTGTATGTTGGTTTCAATGAATTTACTATTGAGACCATCTCATGGATAGGTAAGCTCTCATCAATAGTTGTCTTGGATATATCCTCAGTCAATATTAGCAGTGACATCCCATTATCTTTTGTAAATCTCACCCAGCTAGAAGTATTAAGTGCAAAAAATAGCAATATAAAGGGTGAATTTCCATCTTGGATAATGAACCTAACAAATTTAGTTAACTTGGCCGTACCGTCTAACTTTTTACATGGAAAGCTAGACCTTGGCATGTTTCTAAAGTTCAAACAGCTagattttcttaatttatcatTCAACAAATTGTCATTGTCCAGTGGGAAAAGTTCTTCAAATGTGACTGATTCTAAAATCCAAGTTTTACAATTGGCTTCATGCAACTTAGTTGAGATTCCAACATTTataagagatttcaatgatctGGAATGTCTTGTGTTGTCACACAATAGTATAATGTCGCTACCTAATTGGTTGTGGAGAAAAACAAGTCTACAAATCCTAACTGTTTCTAACAGTTCATTGACAGGAGAAATATCCTCATGCATATGCAATCTCAAATCACTTGTGCATCTTGATTTATCGTTCAACCATTTAAGCGGCAATGTTCCCTCATGTATGGGGAACTTTAGCCAATCTTTAGAAAATATTATACTAAAAGGGAACAAATTGTCTGGCCTTATTCCTCAAACATACATGATAGGAAATTCCCTTAAAATGATTGatctcaacaacaacaatatgCAGGGTCAGTTGCCAAGGGAATTAGTCAACAACAAAAGGCTAGAGTACTTTGATGTTAGTCATAACAATATCAATGATTCATTTCCATATTGGCTAGGAGATTTACCCGAGCTGAAGGTGTTGGCTTTAAGAAACAATGAATTTCATGGAGAGATTAAGTGCTATGACAACATGACATGCAACTTTTCCAAGCTTCACATTATTGACCTTTCTTACAATGAGTTCTCTGGCAATTTTCCAACAGAAATGATCCAAAGTTGGAAAGTAATGAAAACTTCCAACACAAGTCAATTACAATACGCgcaaaatttaaattacttgAGGTCCTACAAGCCAGGAGAATATTGGGCAACAGGACAGAATTTCTATTCATTTACAATGTCAAACAAAGGGTTGGTCATGGTTTATGAGAAGCTTCAAGAGTTTTACTTCATGATAGCCATTGATATGTCAAACAACAAAATTAATGGTGAGATACCAAATGTCATAGGAGACTTGAAGGGTCTTATTTTGCTCAACTTGTCAAATAACAACCTTATTGGTAGCATTCCATCTTCCATAAGTAAGCTTTCAAAGCTTGAAGCACTAGACCTTTCTCTCAACAAACTTTATGGAAAGATTCCCCAACAGTTGACACAACTCACCTTTTTGGAGTTCCTTAATTTGTCCTTCAACAATCTCTCAGGTCCTATACCTCAGAAtgaacaattttctacattccAAGGTAATTCATTTGAAGGTAACCAAGGCCTATGTGGGAATCAATTGTTGAAGAATTGTATGGATCACACGTGGCCTTCGTTTTCTACACCTTCTGTCTCTGATGGTGACCATGACTCTGAATCTTTCTTTGAATTATACTGGAAAGTAGTTCTAATTGGATATGTAGGTGGTCTTGTTGCTGGCGTGGCATTGGGAAACACTTTCTATGCACATGTACTTGGATGGCTTAAAAGTGTTTTTTTGAGTTGA
- the LOC123890675 gene encoding histone H3.2, protein MARTKQTARKSTGGKAPRKQLATKAARKSAPATGGVKKPHRFRPGTVALREIRKYQKSTELLIRKLPFQRLVREIAQDFKTDLRFQSSAVSALQEAAEAYLVGLFEDTNLCAIHAKRVTIMPKDIQLARRIRGERA, encoded by the exons ATGGCACGTACCAAACAAACCGCTCGCAAATCCACCGGAGGAAAAGCTCCAAGGAAACAACTCGCAACAAAAGCCGCTCGGAAATCAGCTCCGGCGACCGGAGGAGTGAAGAAGCCACATAGATTCCGTCCAGGAACAGTTGCTCTACGAGAGATCAGAAAGTATCAGAAGAGCACAGAGCTTCTTATAAGGAAACTTCCGTTTCAAAGATTGGTTAGAGAAATCGCTCAAGATTTCAAAACAGATCTGAGATTTCAGAGTAGTGCTGTTTCAGCTCTTCAAGAAGCTGCAGAAGCTTATCTTGTTGGTTTGTTTGAAGATACTAATCTTTGCGCAATTCATGCTAAGAGAGTTACTATCATGc ctaaggatATTCAACTTGCGAGAAGAATCAGAGGTGAAAGGGCTTAG